A single genomic interval of Helicoverpa armigera isolate CAAS_96S chromosome 13, ASM3070526v1, whole genome shotgun sequence harbors:
- the Mrps21 gene encoding small ribosomal subunit protein bS21m: MFLTLKLLSNRHPSFIARTVFVKNNNVDDACRLVNRILGKEGILDQYRLTRYYEKPYQTRRRVNHERCKAIYNEDMERKIQFVLRKNRHEPFPGST; encoded by the exons ATGTTCTTAACACTGAAATTACTATCGAACCGTCACCCTTCATTCATCGCTCGCACTGTATTTGTAAAGAACAATAACGTAGATGACGCATGTCGGCTGGTGAACCGAATCCTTGGCAAGGAAGGCATCCTCGATCAGTACAGGCTTACCAGATATTACGAGAAACCTTATCag ACTAGGAGGCGTGTCAACCATGAGCGATGCAAGGCTATCTACAACGAAGACATGGAGAGGAAAATACAGTTTGTCCTTAGAAAGAATAGACATGAACCCTTCCCTGGGTCAACCTAA